One segment of Salvelinus alpinus chromosome 1, SLU_Salpinus.1, whole genome shotgun sequence DNA contains the following:
- the LOC139530405 gene encoding HMG box transcription factor BBX-like isoform X1 has translation MRLTTAQLEHHALVTFTFWVACCRLGSAMKGGGRGKEPPVEVEVSGKRPKRKCLQWHPLLSKKALDFSEEEEEEDEEELEKPLLVRESRGPEVACGGPMEVEEDSSEQRARRPMNAFLLFCKRHRSLVRQEHPRLDNRGATKILADWWAVLEPKEKQKYTDMAKEYKDAFMKANPGYKWCPTTNKPVKSPCHTVSNTRKKVWSFPSNSPKGCATAKKVPKTDSTPQLNFAMADPTKMGGLSMLLLAGEHALTAREISSSSSKSGATDVTKHPENSSLFQLAEISSSTLQPSLTDTADEGKPLSRGDQAETWSGTSQQGKSDVPKDKSPLFQLAEQISSDSSQSTAPEGKQCSQSALFQLAEMCLASEAGKMETQDDTCAPHIKTETVVKEDTGGNITDFPRSSPPSSSSSTPTNASPPLLSGQAASVKKKKKKKEATAREPPKAVDKDKIPRPGSPKKTLKKRPSSESELESLLYTIEAVAKGAWGDAEEDIPKKKASTAVVTIPREPSSPKKKSKAKRPLKAKEEDEMEEDRRRTELPSIVETAANLASPKTEAEEASIGSTPDPLGSTEKPNAPPSPPHIKHKVEEKQREAEANAEGCGSRKSERSCKGALYKTLVSEGMLTSLRANVDRGKRGSFRSGSDEGGWTDETWAFSQMGPTNPKKLKKSKSKDETAPGLGKLEEEFEKKFNSLPQYSPLTFDKKSTTVTKKKKTDVSTAPEEQPPKPAKGPSSSQKKTLFHKIVSKYKQKKEKPNTVDKDIAMHSDSPMSDSAAKAKQTPAPCATATPSPEAMGTSASMPVGSQKRKARKSKITHLVRSADGRVSPAEEDKVRDLTPEQDDKPLPRETLCNETECYSAPKQEEADRSSAPEVLPAFFSLSALAEVAAMENIHRGQRVIGDSQKEMAQTPVLISCADQ, from the exons CCATTGCTGGTCAGGGAGAGCCGGGGGCCGGAGGTGGCATGCGGGGGGCccatggaggtggaggaggactcTTCAGAGCAGCGGGCCCGCCGGCCCATGAACGCCTTCCTGCTTTTTTGCAAGCGCCACCGTTCACTGGTGAGGCAGGAGCACCCTCGGCTGGACAACCGCGGTGCCACcaagatcctggctgactggtggGCTGTGTTGGAGCCCAAAGAGAAACAGAAGTACACGGACATGGCCAAGGAG TACAAGGATGCCTTCATGAAGGCTAACCCAGGCTACAAGTGGTGCCCCACCACCAACAAGCCAGTCAAGAGCCCCTGCCACACTGTCAGCAACACACGCAAAAAAGTGTGGTCCTTCCCTTCCAACTCTCCTAAGGGTTGTGCCACTGCCAAGAAAGTGCCCAAGACTGACAGCACACCACAGCTTAATTTCGCCATGGCAG ATCCCACAAAGATGGGTGGTCTAAGCATGCTACTGTTGGCTGGGGAGCATGCCCTTACTGCCAGAGAG ATTTCCTCCAGTTCTTCAAAGTCTGGAGCCACAGATGTCACAAAGCACCCTGAGAACTCCTCCCTATTCCAACTTGCTGAG ATCTCCTCTAGCACGCTTCAGCCCAGTTTAACGGACACAGCTGACGAGGGGAAGCCCTTGAGTCGGGGGGACCAGGCAGAA ACGTGGTCTGGCACCTCACAGCAGGGAAAGTCTGACGTACCTAAGGACAAGTCCCCTCTTTTTCAACTGGCAGAG CAGATCTCCTCTGATTCAAGCCAGTCGACTGCACCGGAGGGAAAGCAGTGTAGCCAGTCGGCTCTCTTCCAGCTCGCTGAG ATGTGTTTGGCCTCCGAGGCAGGGAAGATGGAGACACAGGACGATACCTGTGCCCCGCACATCAAAACTGAGACGGTGGTCAAGGAGGACACTGGGGGCAACATCACCGATTTTCCTCGTTCCTCTCCCCcgtcttcttcctcctccacgCCCACCAACGCCAGTCCCCCGCTGCTCAGCGGCCAAGCAGCCAGcgtcaaaaagaagaagaagaagaaagaagcTACTGCCAGAGAGCCACCCAAAGCGGTGGACAAAGACAAGATCCCTCGTCCGGGCTCGCCCAAAAAGACCCTCAAAAAGCGACCATCGTCTGAGTCTGAGTTGGAGAGCCTCCTCTACACTATCGAGGCCGTGGCTAAAGGGGCCTGGGGCGACGCCGAGGAGGATATACCCAAGAAGAAGGCTAGCACCGCCGTCGTTACCATTCCGAGAGAGCCCAGCTCACCCAAAAAGAAGTCCAAAGCCAAGAGGCCCCTGAAGGCTAAGGAAGAGGATGAGATGGAGGAGGATAGAAGGCGCACAGAGCTGCCATCGATAGTGGAGACGGCAGCGAATCTAGCAAGCCCCAAGACAGAGGCTGAGGAGGCCAGCATCGGCAGCACCCCGGACCCCCTGGGCAGCACGGAGAAGCCCAACGCCCCTCCCAGCCCCCCGCACATCAAGCACAAAGTCGAGGAGAAGCAGAGGGAAGCGGAGGCCAACGCTGAAGGGTGTGGCTCCAGGAAGTCTGAGAGAAGCTGCAAGGGGGCGCTGTACAAGACCCTGGTGTCGGAAGGGATGCTGACCTCACTGAGGGCCAACGTGGACAGAG gCAAAAGAGGCTCTTTTCGAAGTGGATCTGATGAAGGGGGCTGGACTGACGAGACCTGGGCTTTCTCACAGATGGGACCCACTAATCCCAAGAAGCTAAAGAAGTCAAAATCCAAAGACGAGACGGCGCCAGG TTTGGGGAAACTGGAGGAGGAGTTTGAGAAGAAGTTCAACAGCCTGCCGCAGTACAGCCCTCTGACGTTCGACAAGAAAAGCACCACCGTcaccaagaagaaaaaaacagACGTTAGCACCGCACCGGAGGAACAACCCCCAAAACCTGCCAAGG GTCCATCTTCATCTCAGAAAAAGACTTTATTCCACAAGATTGTTAGCAAGTACAAGCAGAAAAAGGAGAAACCCAATACTGTGGACAAAG ACATAGCGATGCATAGTGACTCCCCCATGTCAGACTCGGCTGCCAAGGCCAAGCAGACCCCCGCCCCATGTGCCACCGCCACGCCTTCTCCAGAGGCCATGGGAACTAGCGCTAGCATGCCGGTGGGCAGCCAGAAGAGGAAGGCTAGGAAGAGCAAAATAACCCACCTGGTGCGCTCGGCCGACGGCAGGGTGTCCCCAGCAGAGG AAGACAAAGTCAGGGACCTGACCCCGGAGCAGGACGACAAGCCATTACCCCGAGAGACTTTATGCAACGAAACAGAGTGCTACAGTGCACCCAAGCAGGAGGAAGCAGATAGAAGCAGTGCACCCGAAGTCCTGCCCGCCTTCTTTAGCCTGTCTGCCCTTGCCGAGGTGGCAGCCATGGAGAATATTCACAG AGGCCAGCGTGTGATTGGCGACAGCCAGAAGGAAATGGCCCAGACCCCTGTCCTCATCTCCTGCGCTGACCAATGA